ttcttctttaggTTCAACATTATGACAGGCTTTCACCTCTCATTCCTCTGAAGGTCCCTCTTGGATCTTTCTCCAATATTCGCACAGGTGACTGCATTGTGACGTTTTCAAGGCAGGAGATATACAGATTGAAGGTTGGTAATAAGTTTTTAACATGCTTTGTGCTAGCCCAGAGATTCCCTTTCAATTCCATAACTATATGCCCACAATATGGGATTTATGAGCTTGATTTGAACAACAGTAAAATATGTGTTTCGTATAACCTATTTTTGAATCTAGCAGAAAGTTGCTTAAGTGCAATGATCTATGCATGTAATGAGCCTCTTACTGGCTTAGTAGCCTAGTGTATGAGTTTTTAGTAAGTACTAATATTAGAAGTTGATTTTGGTGGATGTTTTGTGATACACGAAAAAGGTTTTGTTGCTTgtttgcatcttttttttttttttggtgtgatcTGGCAGGTTTAAATGATGCAATAATCATTTTAGAACCACCTTGGTTTAGCTTGTTGTGGGTATTGTACTTTTGTATAGCCATCTATACCTGTTAAGTTGCATGTGGTGGCAAAACTGTATCATCTTGAATTACATCTTTTGCTTCTGCTTATACTATCTCGATCatactttttcttcttcaatgGTAACAGAAACAAATCGAAGCTGGGAAAAGGCATCTTTGTTCTGTAGTTTATGGTTCATTGCCGCCTGAGACTCGAACAAGACAGGTTTAAGTTTCTCTCCTCTGAGTGTCTAACTAGAATAGGATTTCTGATCCTCTTGCTACAAGCCTAACTTGATCACTAGCAATTGCAATTGTTGTCATCTGCacaactttatttatttctttttctgtttaatTATTAGCTGAAAGGGATTTTCTGTCACCTAGTTATTGTCCTATCTGGAGTCCTTTGCAATAGaaatatttactttttttttatttctcctaTACTGGACACAATTTACTATCCTTCAAAGTTTGAAGTTTATGGTTTATCAAACGAGCATATCAGTGTAATAATCTATGATATGGACTGCAATATTTTATTTGATAGCATCTTTTCTTGCCAAAATCAATATGCTTCTTTAGATGATGATCATTCTTTTTTCTGCTACTAATAAATTAGCAATCAGCTGAGCTAATATATTTATCAGAATTGCAGGCAACCAGGTTCAACGATGCTGAAAGTGACTTTGATGTTCTTGTAGCTAGTGATGCTATTGGGATGGGTCTTAATCTTAACATCTCTAGAATcatattttcaaagttggaaaaATTTGATGGTATGGAGACACGGGAACTTACTGTTCCAGAGATCAAACAAATTGCAGGTATGTGACACAAACTGCCTGATTTATGTTCTATTTTACCATCAATGTCAATCTTAATATATGCGCAGGATTTTAGTAATAGTTTTAGTCTTGCATCTTTCTGAGGGTGGCGTATTAAAACAAACCGAAATTGGAGGAAGATTGTTCATGTGCTGGTTATTGTTCTTTCTGTTCATGTTTTAATAATCAGCAATAATCATTTGCTTTTGCTTTATGATTAAATGGAGAAATAACCATGCACATTATCACCCCTGTGTGTCTGTCATGTGCAAGTGGTGAGGCTAGGGAAATTTGTACTGTTGTTGTCAAATACTTCAGATATATGGATTCATATTTATCTGCAAGCATGCGTGCATACATTCATACATAGCCAATATCCATAGTGCATGAGTACGTAGACAGAGGGAAAGAGCAGAagaacgagagagagagagagagagagcaataagAACCTAGAGTTCAGAATTTTTTTGTTGTAACCAGTTGATTGCTTCAACAGTAATAAGATTAGGATAGGTCCATGGGGATAGTTATTGCAACTTGTACTTATCTATTGCTTGTTGCTGTTTCTGGCAGGAAGAGCTGGTAGGTATGGATCCAAATTTCCAGTTGGTGAAGTAACTTGTCTAGATGCAGAAGATCTGCCCCTCCTTCATTCATCCCTAAATTCTCCGTCTCCAATTTTGGAGGTGTTGGAATGTTTCTGAACTATGCATCAGTCTTTGTTTATCTTTGGCTATTGTTAAGCACTCTACATTTAAATATGGTATAGATGACTAAGTTAATTGTGCTTTGTGATCCAGAGAGCAGGATTATTTCCAAGCTTTGACCTTTTGTTGATGTATTCTCGTCTTCATCCTAAGCACAGCCTATACCAGATTTTGGTAGGCAcctcctctctctttctctagCTTTCTCTCTCTCATGTAGGTTATGAATGTCTTGAAAAGTTTTTTGCTTGTGAATTATTACTTAAAAAAGTGTACTTTTATCTAAATTGTTGATAGTAATGTAAAAAAAAGGTTATTCACTTTAGATGATTGATCACCTTATTTCCTTCTGCctcatttttttggttttctctttccttgcaGGAACATTTTGCAGAGAATGCCAAGTTATCTGCAAACTACTTCATTGCAAATTGTGAAGAAATGTTGGTAAGTAATTTctctctcattttctttctctttccttttgtaGTTGTTCAAGGtccattttgacttttttgttgtgttttggattGGTTTTCttcaaactttgatttgctGAAAATATCTTTCTTGAAACAGAAAGTTGCTGCTGTTATTGATGAGCTACCCCTTGAACTGGATGATAAGTATCTCTTTTGTATGAGGTAATGCCTTTCTTTCCTTAGCCAGAAATTTTGTTCCATTTTAATTCTGAAAACTTTTTAACCTTTTGTTTCTTGTTGCTACTTTTACAGAGTTCCACTCTACTTCTAGTTTGTATACATTTTGCCCAAATTCGAAACTGAAACCTTATCTTGAACAAGCTAGATTTTGATTAAGAAAAGTAAAGTAGTTGCATGTAATTTGGTTTAGTTTCATGAAATCATGCAGTAAAAATAATGAGTTGTGCTTTTGTAGCCCAGTTGACATGGATGATTACATCTCATCTCAGGGCCTTACACAGGTAACTTTCTTTTTAGTTATTGAATAGCTAAACTTGCTTGTTTTGATGGAAAAACTTATTCAACCCTTTTGTGGTTGACAGTTTGCTCACAATTATTCTCAACGTGGCATTGTCcggcttaaggagatatttacCCCAGGAACATTGAAGGTGCCAAAAACCCACACTGCTCTTAAGGAGTTGGAATCTATTCACAAGGTTAGGGTGTATGGTTTTCTAAAGTTTGAGAGATAAACATGAAGAGATTAAACTTTTAGAGCTGTAGAAGATCCTATAGTGCCTGCAATACCGCACAAAAGTACTCAGCCTCTTTGCCATCATTTCAATGTTGTAGCAACTGCATATGCTAAGTTTAGTTTCCATGGATGTCTGAAGGTTTTAGACCTCTATGTTTGGTTGAGTTTTCGGCTCGAAGATAGCTTCCCAGATCGTGAACTGGCGTCTTCACAGAAGAGCATTTGCAGCTTGTGAGTATTGTTAACTAATTTTGTCGCTACTTGCCTTCCATGTAGTTCATTAGCATATCACTTTTCGCTGCATTTTAGGTTGATCGAGGAATTTTTGGAAAGACTTGGGTGGCAGAAGCCAAAGTCCAGAAAGTTATCTCGATATAGTGCCTTCAATTCTTTATTATCTGCAGAAATGAGACAGCATCTTTGAGTTTCCTTGCCCCTGGAGTTAATTATCCTGCTCAGGCTTTCTTAGAATTCCTGGAAAGGCAGATCTCGGGTCATTAGAATTGACACTTCTCCCTCTCCAGTCTCCTCCCGGCGTGCAATATTCTGTATCTTCATGTTGCTCTTATTCATACTGTTGGTTTTCCGTTTCTAACCTTTTTGACTACATTGGATTGGATTGGAGTTCTACCCGTGGTTCTTCAAAAAGGGCAAAGCGAGGAATCTGGACGCAGTCACAGTTGTATCATAATTAGTTATAATGTGCTGTTAATACTTTTATCCTATTCATTGTATATGTGTATCATCAGCATTCTTGCACGCAAAATAGCTATAGAATAGTTTGGAAAGGTAGACCTGCAAAAGCATTTGAAGCAAAGTTTGAATGATGTATCACCAACTGCTCGTCAGATGTAACATGGGATCATCCTGGAATATAACTCATTGCAGCCCACGATTCATTGCCATTTTCGTTGTTAAATTGAGTTTTCATTTTCGCCTGCAGCAAACTGTTTGAAAGTGTGACATTTTTAGCCGAAGTTCAGTAGTATTAGAGCCTTTTTGTGTGTCTTTTAAATGACAGAAGTTGACTTCAGCACCAGACTGCATCTTCTGCTCGTCTTTAAAGTCCATTCCCTCCTCTTCTAAAGCACCGAACATTCATGACATCATAGTACTCGTTgctttttcttgtatttattttgttttatttcggTTAAAGTAGTTCCCGTAGGGTATAAAGCATAGACATTTATCATGCTACTGATATGTAACAGTAACAGATTATCAATGCACTCATCTTTGGTTGAAGAATCAAACAGAGTGCCGTCCAAAAGATAGGCCTTGTACGGTGTCAGCTGGGGAAgttttttgtttcttgaaaaaacaCTTTAATAAGCTAAAAAACAGAGGCCCCTCGCTTCTGTCTTCAAAACAGAAGAAGATGCTCACGGTTGAAACTTTTCATCATTTTACTGATTTTACACCTACGATCTCAAGGAAAACATATGTCCACAACAGAGACTTCTGTTCCTTTTGAGCGAAAAACAGACAAGAAGATAGTCATCGCAATTCATTTTCCTTGTGGGGTTATTCATAGTGTAAGGTCCCGGCCAGCAAAATGGACGCGGCTTCCATAAACAATATATTATGTGACAGACAAGAAGATATTCAAGCTATTTCATTCTGACAAATGACATTGCAACATTGCATTTAAATTCTACATAATTAGTAACTACTTTCAGTAGCAGGACATATCAGGTTGCAAAATCGATACTTTTTGGCTCTAAACTTTTTGCCGATAGAGTTCTCTCACTTTTCTAATTTTCACAATTGTCTTTTTCAAAGGAAGATGGATCAGAAGCTGAATTCTCCTTGATCTTAAAGAGTTGAGCACAGGAGGAATTAGATCAGATCACATGTTGGCTTTTCCAGTTCTGATTGGCAATACTTGCTGCTAAGTTTGTAGCTGGTGATACTTTGCATCTCAGgtaaatgaagaaaagaaagactgccattcaggtttttttttttttcaaatcacttaCAGATGCCAAAGCATTCATTCCTGAACCTGAATAAAGCTCTTAGAAGAATCAATAGATCCTTGTACTTTAGCCTGTAGCATCAGTTCTtcaatcctttctttttctttctccataCCCTTCTCCTGAAGTCCCTTCACAAGCTTTCTGTACATGGCATCTGTAGGAACAAAACCTCTCTTCACTGATTCCTCAAAAAATGAACAAGCACGATTTAGGTTCCCATGTGCACAGAGCCCACTCACCAGAAGTGTATATGTTCCCAGATCAAAGCTGATATTATTCTTAAACATGTGCCTCAACAGAAAGGAAAGCACCTTCATTCTTCTCAATCTACAGCACATCTTTAACAATGGCGCATAAGTTTGAAGATCAGGCTTGCattgcctctcctccatttgtttaAGCAGCATTAAGGCATCCAATTCTTCAGAGTGCCGTGCAGAAGCAGCAATCATTGTGTTATATGTCAATGTATCCGGATCAACTCCTTGCTTAGCCATATCCTCAAATAGTTCACGAGCATCCTTCAGTCTCCCGGATTTACTTAAATTTTCAATCAAAGTGCTATAAAATGAACTATCAGGAACACAACCATTCTGATTCATCATCTCATAATATTCTAAGGCTCTATTCATTTCCTTTGCCTTCCCAAGTGCAGTCACTATAATGGTGTATGTCACCACAGAAGGCATAAGTCCTAGCTCCTGCATAGCCTTTAACTTACGGTCAACTTTCCGAAAATCTTTATCACGACAATATAATTCAATAAAGCAAGTGTATGTGACCACATCAGGATtaaaaccatgtcttttcaTCTTGCCCACGGTCTTCCTAGCTTCTCCTAGTTTCCTAGCTCTGCACCAGCCATGGACTAACATGTTAAAAGTAGAAGCATTTGGAGATACAATATCCTTATATTCTAAGATGACTTCTTCAGCATGCTCAACTCCTCGATCCTTAATCAAAGCATCTACCAAAATATTCAATGCATAAATATCCTTGGGCACTCCATATTGGTCCGAATTTCTAAACACATCTATAGCATCAACGAACCTCCCGGCCTTTGCAAGTCTTCTTATGACTTTACTTATCGTAACCAATGTAATGCAACCTTCCAACTGCCGCATTTCTTCCACCAAATCAAACATGAGATCAAATTTCCTCAATTTCCCCAaattatcaatcatcaaattATACAACTCAGGTGACAACTTAAAACCTCCCTGTAATTTGGCCCACCTAAAAAACCCCAAACACGGAATCCAATCAAAACTGAATCTTTCCAAAATTTGCTTAACCAAATCCTCTGTTACATCAACTCTACAACCATTTAATGCTTCTAGAACAGCATCCTGTGATTTAAACTCACTTTTCAGAATCTTACTAATCTTATCAGCTTCACTATCTGACAAATCACCTACTTTGCTTTCAGTATCAACTCCTGGGCGATGAAGCTCGTGACTGTCAATCCAATCTGAGACTGAGGGGAGCACAAATTCCTCATCTTCTACATTATTCACCTCATTGTTTGAAGATTTAACCCAATGTGGAAGTCCAGGAGACTCAACAGTCACAACAACCGAATCTTCAACTTGAACTGACTCAGCCACAGTGCAAAAGGGATTCCACAAGAAATGATTCCCATCAGATACATATCTAACGTCTGTAGTAAACCTAGTAGAACTTATTCGAGCtctaaaatgccaaaaagagTGGAAAAGCCTCAATCTTGATGGCATTTTCCAGTAACCTAAAAACAGCCAAACAAAACAATGACCAAGCAATTCAACCAATTGAGCAAAAGGGTACTTCTTTATAGCATCCTGAAGTTTATCTATTGATCATATCAGAGAAGAGCAAATGTTTTTCTTACATAATCCGGCAGCAAAAGCAAATAGAAATGCGGAAAGGACATAGGTAAAAAATGACTCTATTTTGGGTTCCCTGCCGCCAAAACACCTATATATCTATGCATACAAACGCTAAAAACTAAAAGGGAATTTAGTAATTCGAGTTGCTTGATGATTATTTATGCGTTTGCATCACATGGGTTTGTACAGAGACTCAAAAAATGACGACAGCACATAGCAAAAACAATCTCCATAATGAAATAACAGTATTGTGAGAATTGAGAAAGAGGTAAAAAGAGAGACAGTGGAGCTTCACCTTGCTTGTAATCACCCCGAAGAAGACGAAAAGAGGCAGGACACCCAAGGCAAAAAAGGAGCAAGgggaaaactgaaaatgaaccGAGGTGGGTAAAataaagggttaattacatttacctcccctgaggtttgatcAAATAACGAATCGATCCCtgagatttgaccaaataacaaAAAGGTCCCTCAACCGTTAGTCATTGTTGACtgttagggttaattacatttaccccCTGAGATTTGATCAAATAATGAATTGATCCctaaaatttgaccaaataacaGATTCCTCCCCCACATTAACTTCTGTCACTTATATGTAACGGAAATAGCCAAAAGTTTGAATAACCCTTATTGATTTCCATCAAATTTTTGACCTATCGATTTTTGTGTTttcagaaaaaaattttggttaacagataaaattttgaatccaacaaattattaatttatttaacaGATAAAATCAGAGTAAATTTTGATAGACCTTGTAATACAAAATTTGCCATACATGTATTTTGTAATTTGGTGAAATAGTGTGACAAATTTTGGATTACATGGGGTAATACCCATTATCCCATAAAATACCAGTGCTTTACGACTTTTCCCAATTATATGAACAAAGtacctattttttcaaaaaataatttatttaaaagataaagtaaaattaaaatttctaGCGAATAAGAGGGTTGAAAATGTAGTacgcattttttctttccataaTGTACCAACTCCTTATACTTTtcctatattatataaatgaaGTACCAGCTTTCTATTGGCATTTTACTCTATTTATTAGTAACTCATTGTAAAACCAAACTAGCAGAAGGCTTTTCTACACAAAACACTTTGTCATGGCCGATTAAGTAGTCAAAGGATATTTGAGAATCTGGTAATggtctcattttttaaaatcatgTCCGTCTCATTTTTGTGGTGGATTGAGTGAACCTTTACATTGCTTCtataatttttctttcatcGCTCAATTGTCTGTTTCCTTTTTTCACTCTACTTTTTTTTCCATTCCTTTCTTTGCTTTTCacattttaatttcttttttgttttctaagcttttcttctttcttcattttctttcttttgttccttTATGCGCATATTTTATCAAGTTTGATTATTACATGcttggtttttttcttttatactgGTTAAAAACTGTTTTGTTTAAGTAATAAACTCTTAGTTTAATTCGTTATTATTGAAACCACCTTCAATTTTTTAACGGTAAGTTTTCTCTAACTACAAGTTTTACAAAGAGGGTAAATATGATATTTTACTACTTCTATTTAAGTGTCTTTGACGAGATTACTTAAAAAGGAGGTACATGTAATATTACCATACCACAGGGATTTAAAAGTAGTTTGGTCAAACCACAAGGGAGATGGATGTAATTAATCCTTAAAAATTTGATGGAAATCAATAAGGGTTATTTAGATTTTTGGCTATTTCCATTACATATAAGTGACAAAAATTAGTGTGGGGGAGGAATCtgttatttggtcaaattttagGGATCGATtcgttatttggtcaaatctcaagggggtaaatgtaattaaccctaacaGTCAACGGCAAAGACTAACGGTTGAGGGACCTTTttgttatttggtcaaatctcaGGGATCGATTCGTTATTtggtcaaacctcaggggaggtaaatataattaaccctaaaataaaaTACGTTTTGGGGTTTGGCCCTTTGGTCCCCCAGTTTTGGCAGGGTTTAGCGTTTACCAGTGAAGTATGAAtagttatttctttttattttttagtttattattattattattattactatgtTAATTATCAtcagttttttagttttttttttgggttgcgAAACATAAGTGTTGTGTGATATTTGATGGAAAACGGTTTAATACTAATGATTATTTTTTGTGAC
This region of Coffea arabica cultivar ET-39 chromosome 3c, Coffea Arabica ET-39 HiFi, whole genome shotgun sequence genomic DNA includes:
- the LOC113734156 gene encoding DExH-box ATP-dependent RNA helicase DExH16, mitochondrial isoform X1; the encoded protein is MAPFWAIFLSPTLYISSGKHLTSVTGKHTNEREKKRRSETDLSRKWYKVELYGLPFKSNIVVSFGICNCFRQLSSSGDAKKFDFTDLTHPHTWYPNARRKKRKIFLHVGPTNSGKTHQALKQLESSSSGIYCGPLRLLAWEVAKRLNKANVPCNLITGQEREEVDGAKHKAVTVEMADVTYNYDCAVIDEIQMLGCKTRGFSFTRALLGISANELHLCGDPAAVPLIEEILKVTDDDVKVQHYDRLSPLIPLKVPLGSFSNIRTGDCIVTFSRQEIYRLKKQIEAGKRHLCSVVYGSLPPETRTRQATRFNDAESDFDVLVASDAIGMGLNLNISRIIFSKLEKFDGMETRELTVPEIKQIAGRAGRYGSKFPVGEVTCLDAEDLPLLHSSLNSPSPILERAGLFPSFDLLLMYSRLHPKHSLYQILEHFAENAKLSANYFIANCEEMLKVAAVIDELPLELDDKYLFCMSPVDMDDYISSQGLTQFAHNYSQRGIVRLKEIFTPGTLKVPKTHTALKELESIHKVLDLYVWLSFRLEDSFPDRELASSQKSICSLLIEEFLERLGWQKPKSRKLSRYSAFNSLLSAEMRQHL
- the LOC113734156 gene encoding DExH-box ATP-dependent RNA helicase DExH16, mitochondrial isoform X2, with translation MAPFWAIFLSPTLYISSGKHLTSVTGKHTNEREKKRRSETDLSRKWYKVELYGLPFKSNIVVSFGICNCFRQLSSSGDAKKFDFTDLTHPHTWYPNARRKKRKIFLHVGPTNSGKTHQALKQLESSSSGIYCGPLRLLAWEVAKRLNKANVPCNLITGQEREEVDGAKHKAVTVEMADVTYNYDCAVIDEIQMLGCKTRGFSFTRALLGISANELHLCGDPAAVPLIEEILKVTDDDVKVPLGSFSNIRTGDCIVTFSRQEIYRLKKQIEAGKRHLCSVVYGSLPPETRTRQATRFNDAESDFDVLVASDAIGMGLNLNISRIIFSKLEKFDGMETRELTVPEIKQIAGRAGRYGSKFPVGEVTCLDAEDLPLLHSSLNSPSPILERAGLFPSFDLLLMYSRLHPKHSLYQILEHFAENAKLSANYFIANCEEMLKVAAVIDELPLELDDKYLFCMSPVDMDDYISSQGLTQFAHNYSQRGIVRLKEIFTPGTLKVPKTHTALKELESIHKVLDLYVWLSFRLEDSFPDRELASSQKSICSLLIEEFLERLGWQKPKSRKLSRYSAFNSLLSAEMRQHL
- the LOC113734156 gene encoding ATP-dependent RNA helicase SUV3, mitochondrial isoform X3 → MASLLFRRRLRASISPSTLLRDKVELYGLPFKSNIVVSFGICNCFRQLSSSGDAKKFDFTDLTHPHTWYPNARRKKRKIFLHVGPTNSGKTHQALKQLESSSSGIYCGPLRLLAWEVAKRLNKANVPCNLITGQEREEVDGAKHKAVTVEMADVTYNYDCAVIDEIQMLGCKTRGFSFTRALLGISANELHLCGDPAAVPLIEEILKVTDDDVKVQHYDRLSPLIPLKVPLGSFSNIRTGDCIVTFSRQEIYRLKKQIEAGKRHLCSVVYGSLPPETRTRQATRFNDAESDFDVLVASDAIGMGLNLNISRIIFSKLEKFDGMETRELTVPEIKQIAGRAGRYGSKFPVGEVTCLDAEDLPLLHSSLNSPSPILERAGLFPSFDLLLMYSRLHPKHSLYQILEHFAENAKLSANYFIANCEEMLKVAAVIDELPLELDDKYLFCMSPVDMDDYISSQGLTQFAHNYSQRGIVRLKEIFTPGTLKVPKTHTALKELESIHKVLDLYVWLSFRLEDSFPDRELASSQKSICSLLIEEFLERLGWQKPKSRKLSRYSAFNSLLSAEMRQHL
- the LOC113734383 gene encoding uncharacterized protein, giving the protein MPSRLRLFHSFWHFRARISSTRFTTDVRYVSDGNHFLWNPFCTVAESVQVEDSVVVTVESPGLPHWVKSSNNEVNNVEDEEFVLPSVSDWIDSHELHRPGVDTESKVGDLSDSEADKISKILKSEFKSQDAVLEALNGCRVDVTEDLVKQILERFSFDWIPCLGFFRWAKLQGGFKLSPELYNLMIDNLGKLRKFDLMFDLVEEMRQLEGCITLVTISKVIRRLAKAGRFVDAIDVFRNSDQYGVPKDIYALNILVDALIKDRGVEHAEEVILEYKDIVSPNASTFNMLVHGWCRARKLGEARKTVGKMKRHGFNPDVVTYTCFIELYCRDKDFRKVDRKLKAMQELGLMPSVVTYTIIVTALGKAKEMNRALEYYEMMNQNGCVPDSSFYSTLIENLSKSGRLKDARELFEDMAKQGVDPDTLTYNTMIAASARHSEELDALMLLKQMEERQCKPDLQTYAPLLKMCCRLRRMKVLSFLLRHMFKNNISFDLGTYTLLVSGLCAHGNLNRACSFFEESVKRGFVPTDAMYRKLVKGLQEKGMEKEKERIEELMLQAKVQGSIDSSKSFIQVQE